The Thermoclostridium stercorarium subsp. stercorarium DSM 8532 genome contains a region encoding:
- the ftsY gene encoding signal recognition particle-docking protein FtsY produces MSFFEKLKNGLKKTRESITQRIDQLLVSMGKIDEELFEELEEILITSDVGVETTLKIIDDLKLRVKSEKVTDPRQVKNLLKEEITSILSSGDTGLHLNTKPSVIVVVGVNGVGKTTSIGKMCHMLKMQGKKVLVAAGDTFRAAAIDQLEIWAKRAGVDIIKHAEGSDPSAVIFDAIQAAKARGYDVVICDTAGRLHTKKNLMEELKKVFRIISRELPDADIETLLVLDATTGQNAVSQARTFAEATGVTGLILTKLDGTAKGGIIVSIKSELDIPVKFIGVGEKIDDLQPFDAASFAEALFS; encoded by the coding sequence ATGTCTTTTTTTGAGAAACTGAAAAACGGTCTGAAAAAAACAAGGGAAAGCATTACACAAAGAATTGATCAGTTGCTTGTTTCAATGGGCAAAATAGATGAGGAGCTATTTGAAGAGCTGGAGGAAATACTTATTACCTCCGACGTGGGCGTTGAAACAACGCTTAAAATAATTGATGATTTGAAACTAAGGGTAAAAAGCGAGAAAGTAACCGATCCCAGGCAGGTAAAAAATCTGTTAAAGGAAGAAATAACCAGTATTTTAAGTTCGGGTGACACCGGGCTGCACCTTAACACAAAGCCTTCGGTAATTGTGGTGGTTGGTGTCAATGGCGTGGGCAAAACCACATCAATAGGCAAGATGTGCCATATGCTGAAAATGCAGGGGAAAAAGGTTCTCGTAGCAGCAGGTGATACTTTCAGGGCGGCGGCGATAGATCAGCTTGAAATATGGGCTAAAAGGGCAGGGGTGGATATAATAAAGCATGCCGAGGGTTCTGATCCGTCAGCGGTTATTTTTGACGCAATTCAGGCGGCAAAGGCACGGGGATATGATGTGGTGATCTGTGACACCGCGGGGCGTCTGCATACCAAAAAGAACCTGATGGAAGAGCTCAAGAAGGTTTTCAGGATTATCAGCCGGGAACTCCCCGATGCGGATATTGAAACACTTCTGGTCCTTGATGCTACGACAGGTCAGAACGCCGTCTCGCAGGCGAGAACCTTTGCCGAAGCCACCGGTGTTACGGGACTGATTCTTACAAAGCTTGACGGTACGGCAAAAGGAGGAATTATAGTATCAATTAAGTCTGAGCTTGACATTCCGGTAAAATTCATAGGTGTCGGGGAAAAAATAGATGATCTGCAGCCTTTTGACGCCGCAAGTTTTGCCGAAGCTTTGTTTTCATAG
- a CDS encoding IMP dehydrogenase, whose translation MAIIYPEVSRTFSEFLLLPNLTTRDCTPDKIDLTTPLVKFSKDENPPMKLNIPIVSAIMQSVSNDTLAIALARCGGLSFIYCSQPIESQAEMVRKVKKHKSGFVVSDSNVSPNQTLRDVLAIKEKTGHSTIAVTDDGTANGKLLGIITSRDYRLSRDPLDKKVADFMTPFKDLVVGRLGITLSEANDIIWENKLNCLPIVDDEQRLHYLVFRKDYDDHKANPEQLMDSKKRLMVGAGINTWDYKERVPELVKAEVDVLCVDSSDGFTEFQRDTIRYVKENFPEIKIGGGNVVDKEGFMFLVESGADFVKVGIGGGSICITREQKGIGRGQASAVIEVAKARDEYFEKTGIYIPICSDGGIVHDYHIVLALAMGADFVMMGRYFARFDESPTKKVKRGNNYVKEYWGEGSNRARNWQRYDLGGNSNLKFEEGVDSYVPYAGKLKDNLEVTLTKIRATMSSCGARNIKELYQKARLVVVSSTSIIEGGAHDVILKESDY comes from the coding sequence ATGGCCATTATATATCCGGAAGTCTCCAGAACGTTTAGTGAGTTTTTGCTTTTGCCGAACCTGACCACCAGAGACTGCACACCGGACAAGATTGATTTGACCACACCGCTGGTGAAGTTTTCAAAGGATGAAAATCCCCCGATGAAGTTAAATATACCGATTGTCAGTGCAATAATGCAGTCGGTTTCAAATGATACGCTTGCGATTGCTCTGGCCAGATGCGGAGGTCTTTCATTTATATACTGTTCACAGCCCATTGAAAGCCAGGCGGAGATGGTCAGAAAAGTTAAAAAACATAAGTCGGGTTTTGTTGTAAGCGATTCCAATGTATCGCCAAACCAAACCTTAAGGGACGTGCTGGCAATTAAGGAAAAGACAGGACATTCCACAATAGCCGTTACCGATGACGGTACGGCCAACGGAAAGCTGTTAGGAATTATTACCAGCAGGGATTACCGTTTGTCCCGGGATCCTCTGGACAAAAAGGTAGCCGATTTCATGACGCCTTTTAAGGATCTTGTTGTTGGCAGGCTTGGAATAACGTTGAGTGAAGCCAACGACATTATCTGGGAGAATAAATTAAACTGCCTGCCGATAGTCGATGATGAGCAAAGGCTTCACTATCTTGTTTTCAGGAAAGACTATGATGATCACAAAGCCAATCCCGAACAGCTGATGGATTCAAAGAAGAGGCTCATGGTTGGAGCGGGCATTAACACGTGGGATTACAAGGAAAGGGTTCCTGAACTGGTAAAGGCTGAAGTGGACGTGCTTTGCGTTGATTCCTCCGACGGATTTACCGAGTTCCAAAGGGACACAATAAGGTATGTAAAGGAAAATTTCCCCGAAATAAAAATCGGCGGAGGAAATGTGGTTGACAAAGAAGGCTTTATGTTCCTTGTGGAATCGGGAGCCGATTTCGTCAAGGTGGGAATTGGAGGAGGCTCAATATGCATCACCAGGGAACAGAAAGGAATAGGCCGTGGGCAGGCGAGTGCGGTAATTGAAGTGGCAAAGGCCCGTGACGAATATTTTGAAAAAACAGGAATTTATATTCCCATCTGTTCCGACGGCGGTATTGTACACGACTATCATATCGTGCTGGCTTTGGCCATGGGTGCGGACTTCGTTATGATGGGCCGTTATTTTGCGAGGTTCGACGAAAGCCCGACGAAAAAGGTGAAACGCGGTAACAATTATGTTAAGGAATACTGGGGCGAAGGTTCGAACAGGGCAAGAAACTGGCAAAGGTACGATTTGGGAGGAAACAGCAATCTGAAGTTTGAAGAAGGCGTGGACAGTTATGTGCCCTATGCCGGTAAACTAAAGGACAACCTGGAAGTGACCCTTACGAAAATACGTGCCACGATGTCGAGCTGCGGCGCCAGAAATATCAAGGAACTTTATCAGAAGGCGCGCCTTGTGGTGGTTTCTTCCACAAGCATTATTGAAGGCGGCGCCCATGACGTGATACTCAAGGAAAGTGACTATTAA